One segment of Candidatus Blochmannia ocreatus DNA contains the following:
- the cysI gene encoding assimilatory sulfite reductase (NADPH) hemoprotein subunit, which produces MKEKTQYVNFIKNSTQPLSDNERIKKTSNFLRGTITKDLNNNLTGGFNSDNSQLIKFHGMYQQDDRDVRIERTQQKLEPLINIMLRCRLPGGVIRPRQWLAIDDFSNKYTLYETIRLTTRQTFQLHGLLKPNLKKIHNLLHTIELDSIATAGDVNRNVVCTANPTESEYHYQVWEIAKSISKHLLPKSHAYAEIWLDGKKTESTESEPILSATYLPRKFKIAIAIPPINDVDVHANDLSFIAIKNNINKKIIGFNVLVGGGLAMTYGDVTTYPCKAREFGYINTQDILKITEAIVTVQRDWGDRSDRKHAKTKYTLIKVGVQTFKAEVERRAGIKFAPIHSYKFTHRGDCFGWIEDIKHDWHLTLFIENGRITNNNPNKLLKNGIRAIAKVHSGCFRLTTNQNLIISGVSPNNKYIIDNILKKYGISNHDSTPQRKASMACVALPTCPLAMAEAERFLPQFITKVENIMSKYKLEKNAIILRVTGCPNSCARAMLSEIGLTGRSIGRYNLYLGGDNIGTRIPRLYRENITEQDILNILDTTIGRWAKERRNNESYGDYVVRIGIVKPVINSEEDFYE; this is translated from the coding sequence ATGAAAGAAAAAACACAATATGTTAATTTTATAAAAAATTCAACACAACCCCTATCCGATAATGAACGAATAAAAAAAACAAGTAATTTTTTAAGAGGTACTATTACTAAAGATTTAAATAATAATTTAACTGGAGGTTTCAACTCAGATAACTCTCAATTAATTAAATTCCACGGGATGTATCAACAAGATGATCGTGATGTACGAATAGAACGAACACAACAAAAATTAGAGCCGTTAATTAATATTATGTTACGATGTCGTTTACCAGGCGGAGTAATTCGTCCTAGACAATGGTTAGCTATAGATGATTTTTCAAATAAATATACTTTGTATGAAACTATTCGTCTCACTACTAGACAAACTTTCCAATTACATGGATTATTAAAACCTAATTTAAAAAAAATACATAATTTATTACATACAATAGAATTAGATTCTATCGCTACTGCTGGTGATGTAAACCGGAATGTAGTGTGTACCGCAAATCCTACAGAATCCGAATACCATTATCAAGTTTGGGAAATCGCTAAAAGTATTTCCAAACACCTATTACCAAAATCTCATGCATATGCAGAAATTTGGTTAGACGGAAAAAAAACAGAATCCACAGAGTCTGAGCCAATTTTAAGCGCTACTTATTTACCCCGTAAGTTCAAAATTGCAATTGCAATTCCTCCAATAAATGATGTAGATGTACATGCAAATGATTTAAGTTTTATAGCAATTAAAAACAATATAAATAAAAAAATAATCGGGTTTAATGTATTAGTAGGGGGAGGGTTAGCAATGACTTATGGTGATGTAACTACATATCCGTGTAAAGCTAGGGAATTTGGATATATTAATACCCAAGATATTTTAAAGATTACAGAAGCAATAGTGACAGTGCAAAGAGATTGGGGAGATAGGTCAGATCGTAAACATGCTAAAACCAAATATACTTTAATAAAAGTGGGGGTACAGACATTTAAAGCAGAAGTTGAACGTCGTGCGGGAATAAAATTTGCGCCAATACATTCTTATAAATTTACACATAGAGGAGATTGTTTTGGATGGATAGAAGATATAAAGCATGATTGGCATCTCACTTTATTTATAGAAAATGGACGAATCACAAACAATAATCCAAACAAACTATTAAAAAATGGAATTAGAGCAATTGCAAAAGTACATTCAGGTTGTTTTAGATTAACCACTAATCAAAATTTGATAATTTCTGGAGTCTCTCCAAATAATAAATATATAATAGATAATATACTAAAAAAATATGGTATATCAAATCATGATTCTACTCCACAAAGAAAAGCATCCATGGCATGTGTAGCATTACCCACATGTCCATTAGCAATGGCAGAAGCAGAACGATTTTTACCTCAATTTATCACAAAAGTTGAAAATATCATGTCTAAATATAAATTAGAAAAAAATGCAATTATTTTACGTGTTACAGGATGTCCGAATAGTTGTGCTCGTGCAATGTTATCTGAAATTGGACTCACAGGTAGATCAATTGGGCGTTATAATCTTTATTTAGGTGGTGATAATATTGGCACACGCATTCCGCGATTATACAGAGAGAATATTACAGAACAAGATATTTTGAACATTTTAGATACAACTATTGGAAGATGGGCTAAAGAAAGAAGAAATAATGAATCTTATGGAGATTATGTAGTAAGAATTGGAATAGTTAAACCCGTCATAAATTCTGAAGAGGATTTTTATGAATAA
- a CDS encoding phosphoadenylyl-sulfate reductase, which yields MNKMLNTVNYCWTVKEISLLHIDKQKLILNKINKYLESLITEKRLEWAIKYLSKKVMLSSSFGLQSSVSLHLLTQYYPKIPIVLIDTGYLFPETYHFINQLTETMKLNLYVFCPKKSAAWQEAQYGKLWTQGIKGINRYNAINKIEPMHRALKTLNIEVWFAGLRREQSKSRKKLSIITIQNGVFKFLPIVDWSTVQVTNYIKKYSLQQHPLKEQGYVSIGDIHTSSKWRPGMKAEETRFFGLQRECGLHTID from the coding sequence ATGAATAAAATGCTAAATACTGTCAATTATTGTTGGACTGTTAAAGAAATTTCTTTATTACATATAGATAAACAAAAATTAATATTAAATAAAATAAATAAATATTTAGAATCTTTAATAACAGAAAAAAGATTAGAATGGGCAATTAAATATTTATCTAAAAAAGTAATGTTATCTTCAAGTTTTGGTTTGCAATCATCAGTCAGTTTACACTTATTAACTCAATATTATCCTAAGATCCCAATTGTTTTGATTGATACCGGTTATTTATTTCCAGAAACATATCATTTTATCAATCAATTAACAGAGACAATGAAATTAAATTTATATGTATTCTGTCCTAAAAAATCTGCAGCCTGGCAAGAAGCTCAATATGGAAAGCTGTGGACACAAGGAATAAAAGGTATTAATCGATATAATGCTATTAATAAAATTGAACCTATGCATCGAGCATTAAAGACACTTAATATAGAAGTATGGTTTGCAGGTTTACGAAGAGAACAATCAAAGAGTCGTAAAAAATTATCGATCATCACTATTCAAAATGGGGTATTTAAATTTTTACCAATCGTTGATTGGAGCACTGTACAGGTTACCAATTATATTAAAAAATATTCTTTACAACAGCATCCATTAAAAGAACAAGGGTATGTCTCAATTGGTGATATACATACTAGCAGTAAATGGAGACCTGGTATGAAAGCAGAAGAGACACGTTTCTTTGGATTGCAACGTGAATGCGGACTACATACTATTGATTAG
- the cysJ gene encoding NADPH-dependent assimilatory sulfite reductase flavoprotein subunit, whose translation MIKKITQKKIMPLTLEQFQEIQSIFMHLSNDQLIWISGYLWGLTHSAEFEKITNISKDTDVISDKNVHVDPQITLISASQTGNARRLAECLRDDIIAANLKVILFNAKDYKFKKLSKETLLIIIISTYGEGEPPEEAIALYQYLFSNKAPNMINTNFAIFGFGDRSYEHFAKAGKDFDYRLEELGAKRLLNRVDVDVDFKKEADIWRKNIVSLLKSKMHVNNIFCNTTQHINTSKLIHTTTYNKMSPFVAHLLTRQKISSRNALKDVFHLEIDISNSDINYQPGDTLGVWHENDPNLVDELLNLLNLNGNDHVSMQKQIIPLNTALKKYYELMQNTPILIKEVANISQNKTLINLLKDKEKLYEFIANTPIIEMIYRVPLILTPQQLLKILCPIKPRFYSISSAQAEVGEEIHITVSVIRYEINGHFRTGSASSYLADRIQENDKIRIFVESNDNFRLPTNSNAPIIMIGAGTGIAPFRAFMQQRSIDGSAGKNWLFFGNQKFIDDFLYQLEWQNYFKNKLLTNINTAWSRDQDHKIYIQNELLINGDEIWKWIEEGAYVYVCGNAKYMAQDVDKALIKLVSQHGNMDINKSKNFWNKMRVEHRYQRDIY comes from the coding sequence ATGATAAAAAAAATTACACAAAAAAAAATAATGCCATTAACCTTGGAGCAATTCCAAGAAATACAATCAATATTTATGCATTTATCCAATGATCAACTCATTTGGATATCAGGATATTTATGGGGTTTAACACATTCTGCAGAATTTGAAAAAATAACTAATATTTCTAAAGATACTGATGTAATTTCAGATAAAAATGTTCATGTTGATCCACAAATTACTCTTATATCTGCTTCTCAAACTGGTAATGCGCGTCGTTTGGCAGAGTGTTTACGTGACGACATTATTGCTGCTAATTTAAAAGTAATATTATTCAATGCTAAAGACTATAAGTTTAAAAAACTTTCAAAAGAAACATTATTAATTATTATTATTTCTACATATGGAGAAGGTGAGCCGCCAGAAGAAGCTATAGCCCTATATCAGTATTTATTTTCTAATAAAGCTCCAAATATGATAAATACTAATTTTGCTATATTCGGTTTTGGAGACCGATCGTATGAGCATTTTGCCAAAGCCGGAAAAGATTTTGATTATAGATTAGAAGAATTAGGAGCCAAGAGATTACTTAACAGAGTTGATGTTGATGTCGATTTTAAAAAAGAAGCTGATATATGGAGAAAAAATATAGTTTCTTTATTAAAGAGTAAAATGCATGTTAATAACATATTTTGTAACACTACACAACATATTAATACATCTAAGTTAATACATACTACTACGTATAATAAAATGTCTCCGTTTGTCGCGCATTTACTAACGCGACAAAAAATTAGTAGTCGTAACGCACTTAAAGATGTATTTCATCTAGAAATAGATATTTCTAATTCTGATATAAATTATCAGCCTGGAGATACTCTAGGGGTATGGCACGAAAATGATCCAAATCTTGTAGACGAATTATTGAATTTGTTAAACTTAAATGGTAACGATCATGTGTCTATGCAAAAACAAATCATACCACTTAATACAGCATTAAAAAAATATTATGAGTTAATGCAAAATACACCTATTTTGATAAAAGAAGTAGCTAATATCTCCCAAAATAAAACATTAATTAATTTATTAAAAGATAAAGAAAAATTATATGAATTTATTGCTAATACACCAATTATTGAAATGATATATCGTGTACCACTCATATTAACTCCTCAACAATTGCTAAAAATATTATGTCCTATAAAACCTCGTTTTTATTCAATTTCTTCTGCTCAAGCAGAAGTAGGAGAAGAAATACATATTACTGTTAGTGTAATACGTTATGAGATAAATGGACACTTTAGAACAGGTAGCGCTAGTAGTTATTTGGCAGATCGTATTCAAGAAAATGATAAAATACGAATTTTTGTTGAATCCAATGATAATTTTAGGTTACCGACAAATTCTAATGCACCAATAATTATGATTGGTGCAGGAACAGGTATCGCTCCATTTCGTGCATTTATGCAACAACGTTCTATCGATGGTTCTGCAGGGAAGAATTGGTTATTTTTTGGAAATCAAAAATTTATTGATGACTTTTTATATCAATTAGAATGGCAAAATTATTTTAAAAACAAATTACTTACAAATATTAATACAGCTTGGTCTAGAGACCAAGATCATAAAATATATATTCAGAATGAATTATTAATAAATGGCGATGAAATTTGGAAGTGGATTGAAGAAGGTGCATATGTTTATGTATGCGGTAATGCTAAATATATGGCACAAGATGTAGATAAAGCTTTGATTAAATTAGTTTCACAACATGGTAATATGGATATAAATAAATCTAAAAATTTTTGGAATAAAATGCGTGTAGAACATCGTTATCAGAGAGATATATATTAA
- the eno gene encoding phosphopyruvate hydratase, which produces MPNKILNIIGREIIDSRGNPTIETEVHIKDGCELASVPSGASVGSKESLELRDNDKNRFFGKGVVNAVNSVNGPIRKYLIGMDVTQQHVIDTAMINIDGTKNKSKLGANAILSVSLATAKIAAKFKKIPFYQHISDLYNNDATAKNIYSIPLPMMNVLNGGRHADNNLDFQEFMIIPIGAKTIKNAIRIGSEISHILKNILKCKGLSTQLGDEGGYAPNLDSHHMALEIIIESIEKSNYKLGVDVALAIDCAASEFFDTTTKKYHIKSEKKILNSKELAHYLLQLTQKYPIISLEDGHSEHDWDGFYYQTKILGDKIQLVGDDLFVTNPKLLQQGINNNIANSILIKCNQIGSLTETLQTIKIAKNSGYSVIISHRSGETEDTSIADIAVGTAADQIKTGPVRCTERVAKYNRLIRIEESLNVQGIKKFSEFKKYTNFDIK; this is translated from the coding sequence ATGCCTAATAAAATTTTGAATATTATTGGACGCGAAATTATTGATTCTAGAGGCAATCCAACAATAGAAACTGAAGTGCATATTAAAGATGGTTGTGAATTAGCATCTGTACCATCTGGAGCATCTGTTGGATCTAAGGAATCATTAGAATTAAGGGATAATGATAAAAATCGTTTTTTTGGAAAAGGAGTAGTAAACGCAGTAAATTCAGTGAATGGACCAATTCGCAAATACTTAATAGGTATGGATGTAACGCAACAACATGTTATAGATACTGCTATGATAAATATAGATGGAACTAAGAATAAATCTAAATTAGGAGCAAATGCTATTCTTAGCGTATCTTTGGCAACTGCTAAAATAGCAGCAAAATTTAAAAAAATTCCATTTTATCAACATATTTCTGATTTGTATAATAATGATGCAACTGCAAAAAATATATATTCTATACCCCTTCCTATGATGAATGTTCTTAATGGAGGCAGACATGCTGACAATAATTTAGATTTTCAGGAATTCATGATAATACCGATTGGTGCAAAAACTATTAAAAACGCAATACGTATTGGATCAGAAATATCACATATACTAAAAAATATTTTAAAATGTAAAGGATTATCTACACAACTAGGTGATGAAGGCGGATATGCACCAAATCTTGATTCTCATCATATGGCATTAGAGATAATAATAGAATCTATAGAAAAATCTAATTATAAATTAGGTGTAGATGTTGCATTAGCAATAGATTGTGCTGCTTCTGAATTTTTTGATACAACTACAAAAAAATATCATATAAAAAGTGAAAAAAAAATTTTAAATTCTAAAGAATTAGCGCATTATTTATTACAATTAACGCAAAAATATCCAATAATTTCTCTCGAGGATGGACATAGTGAACATGATTGGGACGGGTTTTATTACCAAACAAAAATTCTTGGAGATAAAATTCAGTTGGTAGGTGATGATTTATTTGTAACGAATCCAAAGTTATTACAGCAAGGTATTAATAACAATATTGCGAATTCTATTTTAATTAAATGTAACCAAATAGGATCATTAACTGAAACATTACAAACAATTAAAATAGCTAAAAATTCAGGATATTCTGTAATAATATCACATCGTTCTGGAGAAACTGAAGATACAAGTATCGCAGATATAGCGGTCGGAACAGCTGCTGACCAAATAAAAACTGGTCCTGTACGTTGCACAGAACGTGTAGCAAAATACAACAGACTAATTCGTATAGAAGAATCTCTTAATGTTCAAGGAATTAAAAAATTTTCAGAATTTAAAAAATATACCAATTTTGATATTAAATAA